A window of Littorina saxatilis isolate snail1 linkage group LG7, US_GU_Lsax_2.0, whole genome shotgun sequence contains these coding sequences:
- the LOC138971669 gene encoding uncharacterized protein, whose amino-acid sequence MEQPRFGGVALPPLSHHSGEGKYQESNMDEMEKQNAEKYVFPQIRNDGNEDEKEKSSTAPQDPNVQKVLDILEELEISVHLEQHRLKQGRQREAGSSNSTSSQGVYCKNLLLKDKKGQAYLIICDEDDYADLQVVRFHLSSSGNLHFASKESLWSLLRVQPGALTPLALIHASARGVRVLIDASLVKRIDRDATKLFFHPLLAQFQVGLTLTQLENFLSYCGVALETLPSLVSYSSGRKYNFSTAGSRFKHMDHHESHKKSRESNMEEAARHSKQASSERSAMQAHQPEDGEEFLEPYKSLFEKLEIQVEVLLSNTPGNSFIPCRCVYLKDKRDGYFLFVCHEKQKVDFSNLKTQLKPRKKITPLDKQELLSVLNLTEDLENPFPLASVKQPRFLVAVADNLYQKNKAVLTFPHPTNSGLRLKVTLKDLEVFFQGVDHDLTTIPVKGSLESLLASSALLQACSASSTLTTSQNQSETEEKETVNLASTHELLVSSDLNPSNTPATASQKQNLFYHMTAPVRHWIIQWIRWFVRLLDRCLPGSISAKLQQSVLWQRMALTDQSGAAVTEDSKERLHNTEKQERRKRPNY is encoded by the coding sequence ATGGAACAACCCCGCTTCGGCGGGGTCGCCTTACCTCCCCTCTCCCACCACAGCGGAGAGGGGAAGTACCAAGAATCCAACATGGATGAAATGGAGAAGCAAAACGCTGAGAAATACGTCTTCCCTCAGATCAGAAATGATGGTAATGAAGATGAAAAAGAGAAGTCTTCTACAGCGCCACAAGATCCAAATGTTCAGAAAGTCCTGGACATCCTGGAAGAGCTGGAGATATCCGTTCACCTTGAACAACACCGGCTGAAGCAGGGACGACAAAGAGAAGCTGGATCCAGCAATTCAACTTCAAGCCAAGGAGTCTACTGCAAGAACCTGTTGCTGAAGGACAAGAAGGGACAAGCATACTTGATCATCTGCGATGAAGACGACTACGCTGATCTTCAAGTCGTGCGGTTCCATCTCAGCAGCTCTGGAAACCTTCACTTTGCCAGCAAAGAGTCTCTCTGGAGTCTTCTCCGCGTTCAGCCGGGAGCATTGACCCCACTAGCTCTGATCCATGCTTCAGCGCGAGGAGTCCGCGTTCTGATCGACGCCTCCCTGGTGAAGAGAATCGACAGAGACGCCACCAAGTTGTTCTTCCACCCGCTGCTGGCACAGTTCCAAGTCGGCCTGACATTGACCCAACTGGAGAATTTTCTCAGCTACTGTGGAGTTGCCTTGGAAACGCTTCCGTCTCTGGTCTCCTACAGTTCAGGCAGGAAGTATAACTTTTCAACTGCAGGAAGCCGATTCAAACACATGGATCACCATGAAAGCCATAAGAAGTCAAGAGAGTCTAACATGGAAGAAGCTGCAAGACACAGTAAACAGGCTTCTTCAGAACGTTCTGCCATGCAAGCACATCAACCAGAAGATGGAGAAGAGTTTCTTGAACCTTACAAAAGCCTGTTTGAAAAACTTGAAATCCAAGTTGAAGTTCTATTATCCAACACACCAGGTAATTCTTTCATCCCCTGTAGATGTGTGTACTTGAAAGATAAGAGAGACGGCTACTTCCTCTTCGTCTGCCACGAGAAACAGAAAGTGGACTTCAGTAACCTGAAAACACAGCTAAAACCCAGAAAGAAGATTACGCCTCTGGACAAACAAGAACTCCTGTCTGTACTGAACCTGACTGAAGACCTTGAAAACCCTTTCCCCCTCGCAAGTGTCAAGCAACCAAGATTTCTTGTAGCCGTTGCTGATAACCTGTACCAGAAAAATAAAGCCGTACTGACCTTCCCCCATCCTACCAACTCCGGTCTTCGCCTGAAGGTCACATTGAAAGATCTGGAGGTGTTTTTTCAAGGCGTTGACCATGACCTTACAACAATTCCTGTCAAAGGAAGTCTGGAGTCACTTTTGGCCAGTTCTGCACTACTACAGGCATGCTCCGCTTCATCCACATTGACAACTTCACAGAATCAGTCTGAAACTGAAGAAAAGGAAACAGTAAACTTGGCATCAACTCATGAGCTTCTCGTGTCTTCAGACTTGAACCCAAGCAATACACCTGCAACTGCATCccagaaacagaatctgttttATCACATGACGGCACCTGTGAGACACTGGATCATCCAGTGGATTCGCTGGTTTGTTAGACTCCTGGACAGATGCCTTCCAGGCAGCATCTCAGCTAAACTTCAGCAGTCAGTTCTCTGGCAACGCATGGCGCTCACAGACCAAAGCGGCGCTGCTGTTACTGAAGACTCCAAAGAGCGTCTCCACAATACAGAAAAACAGGAGAGAAGGAAGAGGCCAAACTATTAA